Sequence from the Planifilum fimeticola genome:
GGTCTTTACATCGCCGGCGTGATCGCTGCCGGATACGATGCCAATTCGATTTTTATCGAAAACGGACGGTTCCACGGCGAGCGAATCGCCCGTCACCTGGAGGCGATCCAGGCGGAAGCGCCGGGCAGGGGCTGAGCGGGAACGAAGTGATGTTAAACCGGCCTTTTTTCGTCAAGACTATATGGATGTTGGAAGAAAGGAGCGGATGCGGCATGACGGTATTGCGGAAGGAGGGGGAAGGAAGCTTGAGAAATCGTTATCTTGTAAAGATCCGCTGCCGAAAGTGCGGAGAGCAATTCACGCTGAAGGGACAGATGCGCAAGGGGCAGGTCGATACCGGGTTTAAACGCTGCCTCTGCGACAACGAAGACGACTTCGACATCACCATGGAAAAAGTGTAAGCCGGGTTTTCCCCGGCTATTTTTCTTGCATAATCCAACATGGCGGCGATCAGACTACTTCTTGAGCATACCCGCGGAGACGGAAGGACCGGACTGCGGAGAAAAGGTTGGCAAGGGAGTTGGAAATGCCCAACCTTGAAATGAAGGAGTGAGCGGTCGTGTTCAGACGGATTGCCGTCATACTTTTGCCGGTGGCTCTGGTGGGCCTTGTCGGCACAACCGTGTGGGGTTATCAGGAGAACCAGGAGAAAAACGCTCTTTTGATCAAGGCGGAAAACCAATATCAACGCGCTTTTCACGACCTCAACTTTCATGTGAACAAGTTGCAGGACGAGCTGGGGAAATCCCTTGCGCTCGGTTCCCGTCGGCAGATATCGCAATGCCTGACCAACGTGTGGCGCCTGGCCTATGCGGCCCAGAGCGACTTGGGACAGTTGCCCTTGAGTCTGGTTCCCTTCGACAAGACGGAGGAATTTTTGGCCAAGATCGGGCAGTTTTCCTACCAGGTCGGGCTTCGGGATCTGGACCGCGAACCGTTGACGGATAAGGAATGGAACACTCTCCGTTCCCTTTATGAACGTTCCAACCAGATTCAACGGGATCTGCAAAAGCTGCAGTCCCAGGTTCTGGAGAAAAATTTGCGGTGGATGGATGTGGAGCTGGCCTTGGCCAGTGAAGACAAGAAAATGGACAACACCATCATCGACGGGTTTCGCAGGGTCGATCAGTTGGTAAACGAGTATCCGGAAGTGGACTGGGGTCCGACGGTTAACAACATGGGAATGGACCGGTTGCAGGATCACCGGAAGTTGAAGGGGAAAAAGATCACTCCGGAAGAGGCGAAAAAGCGGCTGGCGAGAATGTTGGATCGGCCCGACACCCGGGGG
This genomic interval carries:
- the ypeB gene encoding germination protein YpeB, whose amino-acid sequence is MFRRIAVILLPVALVGLVGTTVWGYQENQEKNALLIKAENQYQRAFHDLNFHVNKLQDELGKSLALGSRRQISQCLTNVWRLAYAAQSDLGQLPLSLVPFDKTEEFLAKIGQFSYQVGLRDLDREPLTDKEWNTLRSLYERSNQIQRDLQKLQSQVLEKNLRWMDVELALASEDKKMDNTIIDGFRRVDQLVNEYPEVDWGPTVNNMGMDRLQDHRKLKGKKITPEEAKKRLARMLDRPDTRGIEEVASGTKGDESTYSLRLKRGEHTVYADVTKVGGHVLWMMFDRPIGKKKMSLEQAEGRAEAFLDRLRYPFMEVVSYDEKDNAATFNLVRREGKVRIYPETVTVKVALDNGEVLAFSADEYVFNHRDRKIPKPKLSGEEARKRLSRRLRVQDQRLALIRNDQGKEVLCYEFLGMLGKSQYRVLINAQNGDEEVVEKLEKTDMERI